From the Trifolium pratense cultivar HEN17-A07 linkage group LG4, ARS_RC_1.1, whole genome shotgun sequence genome, the window acctgaagatgtaaaacatgatgagatatgaattaattttcttgtgaatagaaaatgttgcaatacaaacattaaaagcttgattttttttattcaagcatattggtaaaagtttgctattgattttgaagagaaatattcacctgaagtgaaatcaaaattcttctcttacttgattaagGTTGTTAACACATGGaagattcaatttatttgaaaaatgtgttacGCTATGTTTATATGTCACTTGTTAGCGTGGATTATATAAAACTCCATGAAGAATTTAATTTCCACgagacatacatttcaaactatcgaagagatgacttaatgaaatgaataagtcactttgaaaatgaatttgttatatgaTGATATAAACTCTCGAAGAGTTCTTGAAATctattgattaaagaaaagtttgaaatgaaatatatttgatattaacaaatataatttattgtcacTTGATGTGAACAAAGATCATTTCatgtctcaagaaaatgatcactaacttgaattggtcttgaaggaccatattttagttcaattgagAACACTATTGCATTTTGCTAATTATGTATGTGATGGTATCAATAAACTCAAAGATATTGGAGCAAAGTCAAGtatataatttgtatcttagagatacaacaatatcatccgatTATGTGGAAGTTTTAACACTACATTCAGAAAGTTCAGAGTGTGGTTTTGTTGAAGTTTGTGATtctacacatacaagaaatttgaagaagataataCTGCATCAACAGCTAATTCAGAGAAGATTatattaaagaagaagaatcaagtctttctacaaagtcatcATCAAGTAAAGCTTCTGATCAACTATATTGAAGATTAATTGCTCTTATtcgtctcatatataattgtcttcatgagggggagatataattgtgttctgcactctttttcccttaaccatggttttgtcccattgggttttcctggtaaggtttttaatgaggcaattcaaacacaaaggatgttgtactctttttccttcactagaatttttttcCCACCGGGTTTTTTCTAataaaggttttaatgaggcatatcctcgatggacatccaagggggagtgttatgaatattattagtggatgtcctgacccatgtaattggcccaatatgtttacctatatatagatactatgtatcactatattgtaACCCTAATCCTAATGGTGAATAATAtacactattctttctctcttttctctcttcttcatctATACTATTGTTCttatttacattagtttataacaaagaccattttttttccaaagtgttccatatataggaccggagggagtaatatttatatatgcaactcatatatattttgctccattggtgataccactttttgagtatcatacattaataacaagtgatcctttctatatattttttttattttgtctaaataaaaattatttaattgaataaatacataaataaataaattaataattaaatataatgaaaaatacatgacaataaataaaaaatggtgagaaaggaacacaatttttttcttctgagaAGTACGTGCTTCTTCGTCAAGCAAGCCTAATATTTTCGAGACCACTTTGAGTTGATGATTGTGGCCTTGAGGAGCTTCAACCAAAGGGGTATTGGGTGTGGTGGTgatggataaataaaaaaagaaaaaaagaagaagaggatTTTGGAAGTTGTTACCGGTATGAGATTAACTTTGGAACAAATTCATGTAAGcttgaatatttttattatacttgttagaaatatcatcaaattaacatccaactacaagaagaaaaaatattttctgcACTATTGTGGAAGAAATAAATTGAATCAAAACTTATGAAATGAAAAGTGTCAAGGAAATAAAACCTTCCtatattaataaaagaaaaagaaaccatATATGGAAGCtattcaattaaatttatacacaaaaaaaacattaaatttatgATACCAATACCTTatacggtaccttatttaaggtaccaatatcatcaattttgataccctaTGCCACGTCATagaactccaatgataaaaaaaataaggtatTGTATCATTAACAtatgaaactctcttagataCCCTTATTAGAGATGCTCTAAGCatttttgaataaatgaatCGTTTTATTCTCTATatcgtttttattttttatcttactcTTAATCTCAATTTCTCTCTTGataattttattactttttagttttttatcatTACTTCAATTACATGGTACGATGCCTTTGCATGCATGTCaattttgccttaaaaaaatgagagttcgttatttttttcttctcgaTATCAAATAATGTCTGTTTGGCTTTTAATTAATGACCGTTGACAAtactttttaaaagtaaatatttacGACTCTCACAGTCTTTATAAATAATGACATGATTGACGTCAGTTCAATAtgaattacatttttattttctactgtTTTAATCAACCAATATCAATTAATTCAATCCTAAAAACAAGAATGACGTCCATTAACTTATACTTACGAACAACATATGttatcaataaaattttaaatattttttaagttctAGTCCATGATGGACCATTTATAGAAGTgacccatatttttttttgactattatgtgtatttttaaaatgtgttagttgtaaaagataaaaagaaattaaagttatgagattattttaaaaagaaagataaaaaggAACTAAAACTGCGATCATAAATTTTTTGTAGGTATCAaaatatgtcaatttttttataggactaaaaaaaatatttaatcctatgaaaaataaggaaaacatATCTATGAAATATGAAGGTAAAAGGATAGATGAAATCATTGGACATAAATTTATAAGATAACATCACTACACCTTTGTAcaactaaatatatatataatttacaaAGGAATTTTTTAAGTCTAAGTGAAGGAACTCAAGAAGTCAAGATTACAAATTTAGACATAAAATTACATCATGTTGTTAGCTATCTTTCATCATTTATCTCCAATATTTCTTCATCATCAATGATCACTTCAATATTCTTGACAAAAATCTTGGAAGGTGGTGCTGCAAATCGAGCTGAGAATGACCTTGAAAAATCATCAGGATCATTCGAATAACCATCATCAAAATTTTGTAAGTAAGAGCTAGGATCATACAGAAATACCGGTGAAGATGATCGAaaaattttcatcttcttttctctcttaaTCTTTTTCCACAAAGTTTTTAACTTTGTAATCTTCAATTTGCTCATAAATTCATTGACACAAACAATAGGGTCATTGCCAATTCTCTCATAACTTGACCAAATGCAGTTGTTTCTTGAGCATAGACAATTGCAATTTTCAAGGTCCATTGTGTATGAAGTAGAGAACAAAGGAAAATATAAAATGGTTTAAGGAACCAATGTGTTTGAAGTGTATATGCAATAATAAAACTATAGGACTAAAGACTATTTATATAGTGTGATGGCATGAACATGAACCACTTTAattactttcccttttaattCAATTTGCTCAGCACCACCTCAGAAAAGCATATACTTTAAACTAGATAAGaccaacaaaaagaaaaaagtaaaaaagtttGTATAATCCTAGTAGTAAAACTTCCTTTTGATGTCAGCAATATTTCAAGTAAGTTGGtatgatatataaatatatatttttttaagattccTAGTGACTGTATGTACTACGTAGTCAcatttttttgctaaaaaaatccaaataaaagACTTTTAATGTTTCAGTTTTCTATTTCATTTAACATGGTtccaagaggagcacactctcaggtcccaagccaatactaATGCACCAAATCAAGTGGGTTTCtttcattaaaaacattaaGAATTAGAAAACAATGATTTTTCAATTGTTCAAAGAAAGTGCTACCTCTCTGTCCCAAAATGAGTGAGTCATTTAGGCTATATGAACTATTTACATATCTTGTTTTGATCCTAATTTTCacaattatacaattaaaaatattaatcatcaaagtTTTGCATTGACATACATAACGCAGTTAAATAGCTCACTCATCGtgagacggagagagtatatttAAGTCAATATTGTTTCTAGTGCCTAGACAGTTGCAATTTTCAAGGTTCATTGGATATGAGGTACAAAGTAGAGAACACAGGAAGGAAGCATACATACACCAGTGATGGCATGAACCTACTTACTTTGCTTTCCAATTTTTAGATTTCCTCATCACCACCTCAGCAAAAGCACATATTTTTAGCAAATTCCATGTTAGAAAATCCTTTTGATGTTGTCGGCAATTCAAATTTGTTGTATTATTATGTTTCTCAAAGCTATATTAAAATTACTTGTAAAATTGCttttaataataatcataatatatttatattaaaaaaaaaacttttagtGTCAGCATTTCAAGTTGGTATATATGATATGTTTTTTAAAGATTCTTTGTGACTGGATTAATACTACGTAGTCACATGGGGGCATGGCTTGTTTCAATTACTTTGGAGAAAGATAAACAATGAATTTTTCAAACACTTAAGATCTACCCTATCTATATTTTACACTTACAATTTTTTCATTACTAGAAGATATACCCATGATTTGATAATTGAGACgaatgagttaaaaaaaaacataataaaaaaatagaatttaatttttatactctcaacaaaattaacgaaactaatattaattatttggccgttaaaaaaaaaaacttttgattAAGAAAAATACACCTCGTGTGTCAAGAAGAACTTTTCTCCAAAATTAACATACCATAAATATGTTAGAATTCATTTTCTCCTTAATTTTTCATGTAATATTGCTACATCATTATTTCTTTaatctcttatttatttttgttaattgcAAAGTGGAATCTCTAGTTTATTCATCATAGGCAATGCCTTATATAGGCTTAGTTACAATACAATGAGTTAGACTAGTTACAAGGCCAAGCCAAGCCAAGCCCAACAGCAGGCCAGGCCAGCCAACGCGCGCGCCTGCATATGCTGCTTGCTGCACAAGCCAAGCCACACACTACTAAGCCTAAGCAAACATAAGCCTATTCCTAACACACCCTCCCTTAAATTGAATCCCCAACAGATACAATTTACTTCACAAACTCATTCAGATCACAAATTCCAAGTCCCTCCCTTAATTTGCAAAAACTGTCAAACTTCAAAGGCTTGGTGAGAATATCTGCCAATTGTTCTTCTGACCTGCAATGCACCAGCTCAATGACATTGTCCTTAGTGAGATCTCTAAGGAAATGGTACCTGACATCAATATGTTTACTTCTACCATGCATAATAGGGTTCTTGGAGAGCTTAATGGAAGAACTATTATCACAGTAGATCACAGTGCACTCAGGTTGCTTCATTCTCAAGTAACTCAGAATATTCCTCAGCCATATCCCTTGACAAGCACATGCTGCTGCTGATACAAACTCTGCTTCTGTGGTGGAAAGAGTCACTATAGGTTGTTTCTTAGAGGACCAGGAGATGGCACCTGAACCAAGCATGAACACAAACCCACTAGTGCTTTTCCTGTCATCTAGATCACCAGCATAGTCAGAATCACTCCAACCAATGAGCCTCAAATCCTCACTAGTACCAGCTCTATACAAAATCCCTAATCCCAGtgttcctttcagatatctTATGATTCTTTTCACAGCAATCACATGCATCTCAGTAGGCCTGTCCATAAATCTAGCTACCAAACATACAGAATAAGCAATGTCAGGTCTTGAAGCcaacaaatacatcaaacaccCTACCATTTGCTTATATGTAGTACCATCAGCTACTCTTTCACTTTCATCTTTGACAAGCTTACACCCAGGCACTATTGGATTACTGACTTTGTTACAACTTTCCATTCCAAACCTAACCAAGATCTCAGCAATGTATCTATGCTGATGCATAAAGATTCCCTCACTGTTTTGAATTACTTCAActccaagaaaatatctcatctTGCCCAAATCTGTCATAGCAAATCTACCTTTCATGGAGTTTTTGAAGTCTTCTATTAGATTGACATCATTTCCAGTGAAAATTAGGTCATCTACATAGAGACTAACAATGAGTATCTCATCCTTCTTTCCATACTTAACAAACAAAGTGTGCTCATAGGGACATTTCACAAACTTCTCAGAGGTGAAATAAGCTTCAATCTTACTATACCAAGCTCTAGGGGCTTGCTTTAGTCCATACAAAGCCTTCTTCAATTTATACAC encodes:
- the LOC123921627 gene encoding uncharacterized protein LOC123921627 translates to MDLENCNCLCSRNNCIWSSYERIGNDPIVCVNEFMSKLKITKLKTLWKKIKREKKMKIFRSSSPVFLYDPSSYLQNFDDGYSNDPDDFSRSFSARFAAPPSKIFVKNIEVIIDDEEILEINDER